In Streptomyces capitiformicae, one genomic interval encodes:
- a CDS encoding Ppx/GppA phosphatase family protein → MTRVAAVDCGTNSIRLLVADATVSESASGAGSTGELVELDRRMTIVRLGQGVDRTGRLAPEALERTFAACREYAAVIKEHGAERLRFVATSASRDAENRDEFVRGVLDILGVEPEVISGDQEAEFSFTGATKELLDREDLAKPFLVVDIGGGSTEFVVGDGHVRGARSVDIGCVRLTERHLVRDGAVVDPPGDEQIAAMRADIEAALDLAERHVPLREAHTLVGLAGSVTTLSAIAQDLPEYDSAAIHHSRVPHDRVREITEWLLRSTHAERAAVRSMHPGRVDVIAAGALVLLSIMERIGAEEVVVSEHDILDGIAWSVA, encoded by the coding sequence ATGACCCGGGTCGCCGCCGTCGACTGCGGTACCAACTCCATCCGCCTCCTCGTCGCCGACGCGACAGTGTCTGAAAGCGCCTCCGGCGCGGGGTCGACCGGCGAACTCGTCGAACTGGACCGGCGGATGACCATCGTCCGCCTCGGCCAGGGCGTCGACCGTACGGGCCGGCTCGCCCCCGAGGCGCTGGAGCGGACGTTCGCCGCCTGCCGTGAGTACGCGGCGGTCATCAAGGAGCACGGCGCCGAGCGGCTCCGTTTCGTCGCGACCTCCGCGTCCCGCGACGCGGAGAACCGCGACGAGTTCGTACGAGGGGTGCTGGACATCCTCGGTGTCGAGCCCGAGGTGATCTCCGGCGATCAGGAGGCCGAGTTCTCCTTCACCGGCGCCACCAAGGAACTGCTCGACCGGGAGGACCTTGCCAAGCCGTTCCTCGTCGTGGACATCGGTGGCGGCTCGACCGAGTTCGTGGTCGGCGACGGCCATGTGCGCGGGGCCCGCTCGGTGGACATCGGCTGTGTACGGCTGACCGAGCGGCACCTCGTCCGGGACGGCGCCGTCGTCGACCCGCCGGGCGACGAGCAGATCGCCGCCATGCGCGCCGACATCGAGGCCGCGCTGGACCTCGCGGAGCGGCATGTGCCGCTGCGGGAGGCGCACACGCTCGTCGGGCTCGCCGGCTCGGTCACGACCCTGTCCGCGATCGCCCAGGACCTCCCCGAGTATGACTCGGCGGCCATCCACCACTCCCGTGTCCCGCACGACCGCGTCCGCGAGATCACCGAGTGGCTGCTGCGCTCGACGCACGCCGAGCGCGCGGCCGTCAGGTCGATGCATCCCGGACGCGTGGACGTGATCGCGGCCGGTGCCCTCGTACTCCTGTCGATCATGGAGCGGATCGGGGCGGAGGAGGTCGTGGTCAGCGAGCACGACATCCTTGACGGAATCGCCTGGTCTGTCGCGTAA
- a CDS encoding NAD(P)/FAD-dependent oxidoreductase: protein MSTTERPRILVVGGGYVGLYAARRILKKMRYGEATVTVVDPRSYMTYQPFLPEAAAGSISPRHVVVPLRRVLPKAEVLTGRVTTIDQDRKVATVAPLVGEAYELPFDYLVIALGAVSRTFPIPGLAEQGIGMKGIEEAIGLRNHVLEQLDKADSTTDEDVRRKALTFVFVGGGFAGAETIGEVEDMARDAAKYYNNVSREDMRFVLVDAADKILPEVGPKLGLYGKEHLEGRGVEVYLNTSMDSCVDGHVVLKNGLEVDSNTIVWTAGVKPNPVLSRYGLPLGPRGHVDTQPTLQVQGTDYIWAAGDNAQVPDVAARKAGVENAWCPPNAQHALRQARVLGDNVVSGMRGFPQKEYAHSNKGAVAGLGLHKGVAMIVMGKMKIKLRGRLAWYMHRGYHGLAMPTWNRKIRVFADWTLAMFLKREVVSLGAIESPREEFYEAAKPAPVAAAPVKTEEKAKAS from the coding sequence ATGAGCACCACGGAGCGTCCCAGGATCCTCGTAGTAGGCGGTGGGTACGTAGGCCTGTACGCAGCTCGGCGCATCCTCAAGAAGATGCGCTACGGCGAGGCGACCGTCACGGTCGTCGACCCCCGGTCGTACATGACCTACCAGCCCTTCCTCCCCGAAGCCGCCGCCGGCAGCATCTCCCCGCGGCATGTCGTCGTCCCGTTGCGACGCGTGCTCCCCAAGGCGGAGGTCCTCACCGGCCGGGTCACCACCATCGACCAGGACCGCAAGGTCGCCACCGTCGCGCCGCTGGTCGGCGAGGCGTACGAGCTGCCCTTCGACTACCTGGTGATCGCGCTCGGCGCGGTTTCCCGCACCTTCCCGATCCCCGGCCTCGCCGAGCAGGGCATCGGCATGAAGGGCATCGAGGAGGCCATCGGCCTGCGCAACCACGTCCTCGAACAGCTCGACAAGGCCGACTCCACGACCGACGAGGACGTCCGCCGGAAGGCGCTCACGTTCGTCTTCGTGGGCGGTGGCTTCGCCGGTGCGGAGACCATCGGTGAGGTCGAGGACATGGCCCGCGACGCCGCGAAGTACTACAACAACGTGTCCCGCGAGGACATGCGCTTCGTCCTCGTCGACGCCGCCGACAAGATCCTCCCCGAGGTCGGCCCGAAGCTCGGCCTCTACGGCAAGGAGCACCTCGAGGGCCGCGGGGTCGAGGTCTACCTCAACACCTCCATGGACTCCTGCGTCGACGGCCACGTCGTGCTGAAGAACGGCCTGGAGGTCGACTCCAACACGATCGTCTGGACCGCCGGCGTCAAGCCGAACCCGGTCCTCTCGCGCTACGGTCTGCCGCTCGGCCCCCGTGGCCACGTCGACACCCAGCCGACCCTCCAGGTCCAGGGCACCGACTACATCTGGGCCGCCGGTGACAACGCCCAGGTGCCCGACGTCGCCGCCCGCAAGGCCGGCGTCGAGAACGCCTGGTGCCCGCCGAACGCGCAGCACGCGCTGCGTCAGGCCAGGGTCCTCGGCGACAACGTGGTCTCCGGTATGCGGGGCTTCCCGCAGAAGGAGTACGCGCACTCCAACAAGGGCGCGGTGGCGGGCCTCGGCCTCCACAAGGGCGTCGCGATGATCGTCATGGGCAAGATGAAGATCAAGCTGCGCGGCCGCCTGGCGTGGTACATGCACCGTGGCTACCACGGTCTGGCCATGCCGACCTGGAACCGCAAGATCCGCGTCTTCGCCGACTGGACGCTCGCGATGTTCCTCAAGCGTGAGGTCGTGTCGCTGGGTGCCATCGAGTCTCCTCGCGAGGAGTTCTACGAGGCGGCCAAGCCGGCGCCCGTCGCTGCCGCTCCGGTGAAGACCGAGGAGAAGGCCAAGGCCTCCTGA
- a CDS encoding Bax inhibitor-1/YccA family protein, whose translation MRSSNPVFSRRGFSRDNGYAGFNTAPQAGGAAVGTQGNPYAQQGANPYATNPYAQQEVQHGAPPQAPVRTGAMTMDDVVVRTAMTLGTVVVGAILAWALLPVTRTSYGLAVGAALIAFVLAMVQSFKRKASPALILTYAAFEGVFLGVISEMFNTQWSGAPFQAVLGTMAVSGATLLVYKAGWVRVTARYARIGITIAIAFILVMAVNLLLVVFGVAEDGGLRSMGPLGAIVGILAIVLGAFFLTLDFKQIEDGITYGAPREESWLAAFGLTMTLVWIYIEMLRLVAIFSGDD comes from the coding sequence ATGAGGAGCAGCAACCCGGTCTTCTCGCGACGGGGGTTCAGCCGCGACAACGGCTACGCGGGCTTCAACACCGCGCCGCAGGCCGGGGGAGCAGCTGTCGGCACCCAGGGCAACCCCTACGCCCAGCAGGGCGCCAACCCGTACGCGACGAACCCGTACGCCCAGCAGGAAGTCCAGCACGGCGCCCCGCCGCAGGCCCCGGTCCGCACCGGCGCCATGACCATGGACGACGTCGTCGTCCGCACGGCCATGACGCTCGGCACGGTCGTCGTCGGCGCGATCCTCGCCTGGGCCCTCCTGCCGGTGACGCGCACGAGCTACGGCCTCGCCGTCGGCGCCGCGCTCATCGCCTTCGTCCTGGCGATGGTGCAGTCCTTCAAGCGCAAGGCCTCGCCCGCGCTGATCCTGACGTACGCCGCCTTCGAGGGTGTCTTCCTCGGCGTCATCAGCGAGATGTTCAACACCCAGTGGTCCGGCGCGCCCTTCCAGGCGGTGCTCGGCACCATGGCCGTCTCCGGCGCCACCCTCCTGGTCTACAAGGCGGGCTGGGTCCGGGTCACCGCGCGGTACGCCCGTATCGGCATCACCATCGCCATCGCCTTCATCCTGGTCATGGCGGTCAACCTGCTGCTGGTCGTCTTCGGTGTCGCCGAGGACGGCGGACTGCGCAGCATGGGCCCGCTCGGCGCGATCGTCGGCATCCTCGCGATCGTCCTCGGCGCGTTCTTCCTGACCCTCGACTTCAAGCAGATCGAGGACGGCATCACCTACGGCGCCCCTCGCGAGGAGTCCTGGCTGGCCGCGTTCGGCCTGACGATGACCCTCGTGTGGATCTACATCGAGATGCTGCGACTGGTCGCGATCTTCAGCGGCGACGACTAG
- a CDS encoding acetyl-CoA C-acetyltransferase — MPEAVIVSAARSPIGRAGKGSLKDLRPDDLTATIIQAALDKVPALDPKDIDDLMLGCGLPGGESGHNLGRIVAVQMGMDHLPGCTITRYCSSSLQTSRMALHAIKAGEGDVFISAGVETVSRMIKGSSDGMPDTHNPLFADAEARTEAVSKSTGAGWHDPREDGLLPDPYIAMGQTAENLARHWGVTRQEMDEFGVRSQNLAEEAIKKGFWEREITPVTLPDGTVVSKDDGPRPGVTLEAVQGLKPVFREDGLVTAGNCCPLNDGAAALVIMSDTKARELGLTPLARIVSTGVSGLSPEIMGYGPVEASKQALARAGLTIDDIDLVEINEAFAAQVIPSYRDLNIPLDKLNVNGGAIAVGHPFGMTGARITATLINSLQFHDKQFGLETMCVGGGQGMAMVIERLS; from the coding sequence ATGCCCGAAGCCGTGATCGTCTCAGCCGCCCGCTCCCCGATCGGCCGCGCGGGCAAGGGCTCGCTCAAGGACCTCCGCCCCGACGACCTGACCGCCACGATCATCCAGGCGGCCCTCGACAAGGTCCCGGCGCTGGACCCCAAGGACATCGACGACCTGATGCTCGGCTGCGGCCTCCCCGGCGGCGAGTCGGGCCACAACCTGGGCCGGATCGTGGCCGTACAGATGGGCATGGACCATCTGCCGGGCTGCACCATCACCCGTTACTGTTCCTCCTCGCTGCAGACCTCCCGTATGGCCCTGCACGCCATCAAGGCCGGCGAGGGCGACGTCTTCATCTCGGCCGGTGTCGAGACGGTGTCCCGCATGATCAAGGGCAGCTCCGACGGCATGCCCGACACCCACAACCCCCTCTTCGCCGACGCCGAGGCCCGTACGGAGGCGGTCTCCAAGTCGACCGGCGCCGGCTGGCACGACCCGCGCGAGGACGGCCTGCTGCCCGACCCCTACATCGCGATGGGCCAGACCGCCGAGAACCTGGCCCGGCACTGGGGTGTGACCCGTCAGGAGATGGACGAGTTCGGCGTCCGCTCGCAGAACCTCGCCGAGGAGGCCATCAAGAAGGGCTTCTGGGAGCGCGAGATCACCCCGGTGACACTCCCCGACGGCACGGTCGTCAGCAAGGACGACGGCCCGCGCCCGGGCGTCACCCTGGAGGCCGTCCAGGGCCTGAAGCCGGTCTTCCGCGAGGACGGCCTGGTCACGGCCGGCAACTGCTGCCCGCTGAACGACGGCGCCGCCGCCCTGGTGATCATGTCCGACACCAAGGCGCGCGAGCTGGGGCTCACGCCCCTCGCCCGTATCGTCTCCACCGGCGTGTCCGGCCTCTCCCCCGAGATCATGGGCTACGGCCCCGTCGAGGCATCGAAGCAGGCCCTCGCCCGCGCGGGCCTGACCATCGACGACATCGACCTCGTCGAGATCAACGAGGCCTTCGCCGCCCAGGTGATCCCCTCGTACCGCGACCTGAACATCCCGCTGGACAAGCTGAACGTCAACGGCGGCGCCATCGCCGTCGGCCACCCGTTCGGCATGACCGGTGCCCGCATCACCGCCACACTGATCAACTCGCTCCAGTTCCACGACAAGCAGTTCGGCCTGGAGACGATGTGCGTCGGCGGCGGCCAGGGCATGGCGATGGTCATCGAGCGCCTCAGCTGA
- a CDS encoding ABC transporter permease has translation MFRTALRNVLAHKARLLMTVLAVMLGVACVSGTLVFTNTISDALQKSSAKGFDHVDVAIQPEGRLNEGGEAVEQPKLTPELLAKVEKAPGAASAIGVVSGFTALADKDGKLIGGGFQSQGGNYWGDDDPRYPIEDGGRAPRGENEIAIDSKTADRAGYQVGDTIRLSVDGPVLTPTITAIFTTDDGNVAAGGSLALFDTATAQKLFHMEGQYDEIAVRAADGTSQDRLQTAIDKIVPDDTASTTTGQRLADQQAEMIASSMSGLKNGLLVFAGIALFVGMFIIANTFTMLVAQRTKELALLRAVGASRRQVTRSVLVEAFVVGAVAAVVGLAAGVGIGAGMRSLMGVLDATVPAGPLVVSPGTVATALLVGVLITMLAAWLPGRRAAKIPPVAAMGSVHAPATTKSLVVRNTIGALFAGAGIATVLYATTMDGSDGQAPMGFGAVLLIIGVFVLTPLLSRPLVAAGAPVLRVFGVSGKLARQNSVRNPRRTAATASALMIGLTLITGMTVMAGSLQTSINKMAADAIKADYVVSMANGNFLSPDVEKKLASTEGVAATSSLRNAESVIGDETEYLTGVNGSAIRELTDLTIDNGSFKVGGTDVVVDADTAERRGWKAGSSFTAAFEGGERQKLTVAGVYEGNELLRGILLDNATLTERLPATADPADMQVMVKTSAGASDATKDRLEKALGDNPAIRVQDRQDISNEIASMFTLMLNMLYGLLAMAVIVAVLGVINTLAMSVFERSQEIGMLRAIGLDRRGIKRMVRLESLVISLFGGVLGIGLGVFFGWAAGELLAAHMPTYELVLPWARMALFLLLAATVGILAALWPARRAAKLNMLTAIKSE, from the coding sequence ATGTTCCGTACCGCCCTGCGCAACGTGCTCGCGCACAAGGCCAGGCTTCTCATGACCGTGCTCGCCGTGATGCTCGGCGTCGCCTGCGTGTCGGGCACGCTGGTCTTCACGAACACCATCTCGGACGCGCTCCAGAAGAGCTCGGCCAAGGGCTTCGACCACGTGGACGTGGCGATCCAGCCGGAGGGCCGCCTGAACGAGGGCGGCGAGGCCGTCGAGCAGCCGAAGCTGACGCCGGAGCTGCTGGCGAAGGTCGAGAAGGCCCCCGGCGCCGCGTCCGCGATCGGTGTGGTCAGCGGCTTCACCGCCCTCGCCGACAAGGACGGCAAGCTGATCGGCGGCGGCTTCCAGTCCCAGGGCGGGAACTACTGGGGTGATGACGATCCCCGGTATCCGATCGAGGACGGCGGCCGTGCCCCCAGGGGCGAGAACGAGATCGCCATCGACTCGAAGACCGCCGACCGCGCCGGCTACCAGGTCGGCGACACGATTCGGCTGTCCGTCGACGGGCCGGTCCTCACCCCGACCATCACCGCGATCTTCACGACGGACGACGGCAACGTCGCCGCCGGTGGCAGCCTCGCCCTGTTCGACACGGCGACCGCCCAGAAGCTCTTCCACATGGAGGGCCAGTACGACGAGATCGCCGTGCGGGCGGCGGACGGCACCAGCCAGGACCGGCTCCAGACGGCCATAGACAAGATCGTCCCGGACGACACCGCCTCCACCACCACCGGACAGCGGCTCGCCGATCAGCAGGCCGAGATGATCGCCTCGTCCATGAGCGGGCTGAAGAACGGTCTGCTGGTGTTCGCCGGGATCGCCCTGTTCGTGGGCATGTTCATCATCGCCAACACCTTCACGATGCTGGTCGCCCAGCGCACCAAGGAGCTGGCCCTGCTGCGCGCGGTCGGCGCCTCCCGCCGTCAGGTGACACGTTCGGTGCTGGTCGAGGCGTTCGTGGTGGGCGCGGTCGCGGCGGTCGTCGGTCTCGCCGCCGGTGTCGGCATCGGCGCCGGGATGCGGTCCCTGATGGGCGTCCTCGACGCGACCGTACCGGCCGGCCCGCTGGTCGTCTCGCCCGGCACGGTCGCCACCGCCCTGCTGGTCGGTGTATTGATCACCATGCTGGCCGCCTGGCTGCCGGGGCGCCGCGCGGCGAAGATCCCGCCGGTCGCCGCGATGGGCAGCGTGCACGCGCCGGCGACGACCAAGTCGCTCGTCGTACGGAACACGATCGGCGCGCTGTTCGCGGGGGCGGGCATCGCCACCGTCCTCTACGCCACGACCATGGACGGCTCGGACGGCCAGGCCCCGATGGGCTTCGGCGCCGTACTCCTGATCATCGGCGTCTTCGTCCTCACGCCCCTGCTCTCCCGTCCGCTCGTCGCGGCCGGCGCCCCGGTGCTGCGCGTGTTCGGCGTCTCCGGCAAGCTCGCCCGGCAGAACTCCGTACGCAACCCGCGCCGTACCGCCGCGACCGCCTCGGCCCTGATGATCGGCCTGACCCTGATCACCGGGATGACGGTGATGGCGGGCAGCCTGCAGACGTCGATCAACAAGATGGCCGCCGACGCCATCAAGGCGGACTACGTCGTCTCGATGGCGAACGGCAACTTCCTCTCCCCCGACGTGGAGAAGAAGCTCGCCTCGACCGAGGGCGTCGCCGCCACCTCGTCGCTGCGCAACGCCGAGTCCGTCATCGGCGACGAGACCGAGTACCTCACCGGCGTCAACGGCTCCGCCATCCGCGAGCTCACCGACCTCACGATCGACAACGGGTCGTTCAAGGTCGGCGGCACGGACGTCGTCGTGGACGCGGACACCGCCGAGCGCCGCGGCTGGAAGGCCGGTTCGTCCTTCACCGCCGCGTTCGAGGGCGGCGAGCGGCAGAAGCTGACGGTCGCCGGGGTCTACGAGGGCAATGAGCTGCTCCGCGGCATCCTCCTGGACAACGCGACGCTGACGGAACGGCTGCCGGCCACCGCCGACCCGGCCGACATGCAGGTCATGGTCAAGACCTCGGCGGGCGCCTCCGACGCCACCAAGGACCGGCTGGAGAAGGCACTCGGCGACAACCCGGCCATCCGGGTCCAGGACCGGCAGGACATCTCCAACGAGATCGCCAGCATGTTCACCCTGATGCTGAACATGCTCTACGGCCTGCTGGCCATGGCCGTGATCGTCGCCGTCCTCGGTGTCATCAACACCCTCGCCATGTCCGTCTTCGAGCGCTCCCAGGAGATCGGCATGCTCCGTGCGATCGGCCTCGACCGCCGGGGCATCAAGCGGATGGTCCGGCTGGAGTCCCTGGTCATCTCCCTCTTCGGCGGTGTCCTCGGCATCGGTCTCGGTGTCTTCTTCGGCTGGGCGGCCGGCGAACTGCTCGCCGCGCACATGCCGACGTACGAGCTGGTCCTGCCCTGGGCCCGCATGGCCCTCTTCCTGCTGCTGGCCGCCACGGTCGGCATCCTGGCCGCGCTCTGGCCGGCCCGGCGTGCGGCGAAGCTGAACATGCTGACGGCGATCAAGTCCGAGTAG
- a CDS encoding ABC transporter ATP-binding protein: MTTTPLAGTSLADRSTAVAARATELSKIYGQGETRVVALDRVTIDFRQAEFTAIMGPSGSGKSTLMHCVAGLDTFSTGSVRIGDTELGSLKDKQLTKLRRDKIGFIFQAFNLLPTLTALENITLPMDIAGRKPDKQWLDTVIRMVGLADRLSHRPSQLSGGQQQRVAVARALASRPDIIFGDEPTGNLDSRSGAEVLGFLRNSVRELGQTVVMVTHDPVAAAYADRVVFLADGRIVDEMYEPTADSVLDRMKRFDAKGRTS, translated from the coding sequence GTGACGACCACTCCCCTTGCCGGCACTTCCCTCGCCGACCGGTCCACCGCCGTGGCCGCCCGTGCCACGGAACTGTCGAAGATCTACGGACAGGGTGAGACCCGGGTGGTCGCCCTGGACCGGGTCACCATCGACTTCCGGCAGGCCGAGTTCACCGCGATCATGGGCCCGTCGGGGTCCGGCAAGTCCACGCTCATGCACTGCGTGGCGGGCCTGGACACCTTCTCCACCGGGTCCGTGCGCATCGGCGACACCGAGTTGGGCTCGTTGAAGGACAAGCAGCTCACCAAGCTCCGCCGGGACAAGATCGGCTTCATCTTCCAGGCGTTCAACCTGCTGCCGACGCTGACGGCGCTGGAGAACATCACCCTCCCGATGGACATCGCGGGCCGTAAGCCGGACAAGCAGTGGCTGGACACCGTGATCCGGATGGTGGGCCTCGCCGACCGGTTGAGCCACCGCCCCTCCCAGCTCTCCGGCGGCCAGCAGCAGCGGGTCGCCGTGGCCCGCGCGCTCGCTTCCCGGCCGGACATCATCTTCGGTGACGAACCGACAGGAAACCTCGACTCGCGCTCCGGTGCGGAGGTGCTGGGCTTTCTGCGCAACTCCGTACGGGAGTTGGGGCAGACCGTGGTGATGGTGACGCACGACCCGGTGGCGGCGGCGTACGCGGACCGGGTGGTGTTCCTCGCGGACGGGCGAATCGTGGACGAGATGTACGAGCCGACCGCGGACTCCGTGCTGGACCGGATGAAGCGGTTCGACGCCAAGGGGCGGACCAGCTAG
- a CDS encoding SAM-dependent methyltransferase, with protein MQDAASRLKTLSEQALGASLPVRLRAWDGSEAGPPQAPALVVRNRRALRRLLWKPGELGLARAWVAGDLGVEGDLYAVLDLMADHVWERGEDARGLTEALRDPKVRAAVRGLLKLAGPAVLVPPGPPCEEIRGSRHRHTRRSDKRAVSHHYDVGNDFYEIVLGPSMVYSCAYWPALESHPDSTLEAAQHDKLDLVCRKLDLRPGQRLLDVGCGWGSMAVHAAREYGVGVVGITLSQEQAAYARKRVAEEGLTDRIEIRVQDYRDVTDGPYDAVSSIGMAEHVGADRYLEYAENLYALLAPGGRLLNHQISRRPQHDEGSYSLDGFMDAYVFPDGELAPVGTTVTQLERAGFEVRDVESIREHYALTLRRWVANLEADWARAVRLTSPGRARVWRLYMAASALAFERNRIGVNQVLAVRTSESGDSGMPLRSRTWN; from the coding sequence ATGCAGGACGCCGCGTCGCGGCTGAAGACCCTGTCCGAGCAGGCGCTGGGGGCCTCGCTCCCGGTCCGGCTCCGGGCGTGGGACGGTTCGGAGGCCGGCCCCCCGCAGGCCCCCGCGCTGGTGGTACGGAACCGCAGGGCCCTGCGCCGGCTGCTGTGGAAGCCGGGCGAGCTGGGCCTGGCCCGGGCCTGGGTCGCGGGAGACCTGGGTGTCGAGGGGGACCTGTACGCCGTACTGGATCTGATGGCGGACCATGTGTGGGAGCGCGGGGAGGACGCCCGCGGGCTGACCGAGGCCCTGCGTGATCCGAAGGTGCGGGCGGCTGTCAGGGGGTTGCTGAAGCTGGCCGGGCCCGCCGTCCTCGTGCCGCCCGGACCGCCCTGCGAGGAGATCCGCGGAAGCCGCCACCGGCACACCAGACGCAGCGACAAACGCGCCGTCAGCCACCACTACGACGTGGGGAACGACTTCTACGAGATCGTCCTCGGCCCGTCGATGGTGTACTCCTGCGCGTACTGGCCGGCCCTCGAGAGCCACCCCGACAGCACCCTCGAAGCCGCCCAGCACGACAAGCTCGACCTCGTCTGCCGCAAGCTCGACCTCCGTCCGGGACAGCGGCTGCTCGACGTCGGCTGCGGATGGGGCTCCATGGCCGTCCACGCCGCCCGCGAGTACGGCGTCGGCGTTGTCGGCATCACGCTGTCGCAGGAGCAGGCCGCGTACGCCCGTAAGCGGGTCGCCGAGGAAGGGCTGACCGACCGGATCGAGATCCGCGTACAGGACTACCGCGACGTCACCGACGGGCCCTACGACGCCGTCTCGTCCATCGGCATGGCCGAACACGTGGGCGCGGACCGCTACTTGGAGTACGCCGAGAACCTGTACGCGCTCCTCGCTCCGGGCGGACGGCTCCTCAACCACCAGATCTCACGGCGGCCGCAGCACGACGAGGGCTCGTACTCCCTCGACGGGTTCATGGACGCGTACGTCTTCCCGGACGGCGAACTCGCCCCCGTCGGCACCACCGTCACCCAGCTCGAACGTGCCGGGTTCGAGGTCCGGGACGTCGAGTCGATCCGCGAGCACTACGCCCTCACCCTGCGCCGCTGGGTGGCCAACCTGGAGGCCGACTGGGCGCGTGCGGTGCGACTGACCAGCCCCGGGCGGGCTCGTGTGTGGCGGCTGTACATGGCCGCCTCCGCGCTCGCGTTCGAGCGCAATCGCATCGGCGTCAATCAGGTGCTGGCCGTCAGGACCTCCGAGTCCGGCGACTCGGGGATGCCGTTGCGCTCCCGCACCTGGAACTGA
- a CDS encoding FtsB family cell division protein, whose protein sequence is MAVKDRDRFSTATRLKLLGEQTAARVYRSQTKRQARRSRLTGRAALLALVLCSMIVALAYPIRQYVSQRAEIAELQQQREEARERVEELRDLKARWQDDAYAEQRIRERLHYVMPGETGYTMIDPDAAKQSRATQGTADRPWYTNVWDGVDKADAADQ, encoded by the coding sequence ATGGCCGTGAAGGACCGGGACCGTTTCTCCACGGCGACCAGGCTGAAGCTGCTCGGTGAGCAGACGGCCGCCCGGGTCTACCGCTCCCAGACCAAGCGCCAAGCCCGCCGCTCCCGGCTGACCGGCCGCGCCGCGCTGCTCGCCCTCGTCCTCTGCTCGATGATCGTGGCCCTCGCCTATCCCATAAGGCAGTACGTCTCCCAGCGCGCCGAGATCGCCGAGTTGCAGCAGCAGCGCGAGGAGGCGCGGGAGCGTGTCGAGGAGTTGCGTGACCTCAAGGCGCGCTGGCAGGACGACGCGTACGCCGAGCAGCGCATCCGGGAGCGGCTGCACTATGTGATGCCGGGCGAGACCGGCTACACGATGATCGACCCGGACGCGGCGAAGCAGTCCCGTGCGACGCAGGGGACGGCCGACCGTCCCTGGTACACCAATGTCTGGGACGGGGTCGACAAGGCCGACGCCGCCGACCAGTGA
- a CDS encoding DUF4287 domain-containing protein: protein MSQVFSEETHRNLLARIPHCTGREVSDWLRKVDEGPALFNFEEKVSWLRHEYDLAYGHAKAIVHEYDLRRAARKLL, encoded by the coding sequence ATGTCCCAAGTCTTCTCCGAGGAGACCCATCGCAATCTGCTCGCCCGCATCCCCCACTGCACCGGTCGTGAAGTCTCCGACTGGCTGCGCAAAGTCGATGAAGGCCCCGCTCTCTTCAACTTCGAGGAGAAGGTCAGCTGGCTCCGGCACGAGTACGACCTCGCGTACGGCCACGCCAAAGCGATCGTTCACGAGTACGACCTGAGGAGGGCTGCGCGCAAACTCCTCTGA
- a CDS encoding DUF501 domain-containing protein, producing the protein MQTPPPPTPRTEPTDADVEAFQQQLGRPPRGLRAIAHRCPCGQPDVVETAPRLPDGTPFPTTYYLTCPRAASAIGTLEANGVMKEMTERLGKDEELAAAYRAAHEDYIRRRDEIEELKGFPSAGGMPDRVKCLHVLVAHSLAAGPGVNPLGDEAIEMLPEWWAKGPCVVSAAEAGE; encoded by the coding sequence ATGCAGACGCCCCCGCCGCCCACCCCGCGCACCGAGCCCACCGACGCGGACGTCGAGGCCTTCCAGCAGCAGCTCGGGCGCCCGCCGCGCGGGCTGCGCGCGATCGCGCACCGCTGTCCGTGCGGGCAGCCGGACGTCGTCGAGACGGCGCCCCGCCTGCCGGACGGCACGCCCTTCCCGACGACGTACTACCTGACGTGCCCGCGCGCCGCCTCCGCGATCGGCACGCTGGAGGCGAACGGCGTGATGAAGGAGATGACCGAGCGGCTGGGCAAGGACGAGGAGCTGGCCGCGGCCTATCGCGCCGCTCACGAGGACTACATCCGGCGCCGCGACGAGATCGAGGAGCTGAAGGGCTTCCCGAGCGCCGGCGGCATGCCGGACCGGGTGAAGTGCCTGCATGTGCTGGTGGCGCACTCCTTGGCCGCCGGTCCCGGCGTGAATCCGCTGGGCGACGAGGCGATCGAGATGCTGCCGGAGTGGTGGGCCAAGGGTCCCTGCGTGGTTTCCGCCGCGGAGGCCGGCGAATGA